In Cheilinus undulatus linkage group 16, ASM1832078v1, whole genome shotgun sequence, one DNA window encodes the following:
- the LOC121523824 gene encoding gastrula zinc finger protein XlCGF57.1-like isoform X1, translating into MSNIQMLRSVVNQRLTAAVEEVFELLQRAISEYEDQLSRAKEENHRQQKLLDAVYNPEVQLHRADIQQLMVSKEEILPVQIGSSFSLNCMISEPLHLKEELEEVELCSKQAREPLHGAEEADLINNFTLTFVTVKSETGDEEKHHFLQLQEDQCEVNRDTEHLESEADGEDCGGSGADRGLNLDSHLQLVTADKTSCSSGCKTGDSADCLMSDEPQEDLNPLLNKEVAESGMKYDTGNSSVSTPECGPTFGLKTQLQGHKGIHTGEKLFQCKVCGKRYSRKGNLKQHMLRHSAEKPFSCSVCSRTFVSRAEIVRHMRSHTGEKPFECGVCGKSFSHKGSMKIHSAIHTGVKPFSCSVCGKRYSSLGQLRQHSAVHTGEKPFSCHVCKQNCYSKSAFVRHMRIHTGEKPFSCSVCGKGFTLVGNLRQHAVVHTGEKPFSCSVCHKKFSWHWSLKKHKCVKTSQT; encoded by the exons atgtctaaCATCCAAATGCTGAGATCTGTAGTGAACCAGAGACTGACTGCTGCTGTTGAAGAGGTTTTTGAGCTGTTACAGAGAGCGATATCAGAGTATGAGGATCAACTTAGCCGAGCTAAAGAGGAAAACCATCGACAACAGAAACTCCTGGACGCTGTTTACAACCCTGAAGTCCAGCTACACAGAGCAG ACATCCAACAGCTGATGGTGAGTAAAGAGGAGATTCTCCCTGTGCAGATAGGGAGTAGCTTCAGCCTGAACTGTATGATTTCTGAGCCTTTACACCTGAAAGAGGAACTGGAGGAAGTGGAACTGTGCAGTAAACAGGCTAGAGAGCCGCTTCATGGAGCAGAAGAGGCTGATCTTATCAACAATTTCACACTAACTTTTGTCACTGTGAAAAGTGAAACAGGCGATGAggaaaaacatcatttcttGCAGCTTCAGGAAGACCAATGTGAAGTGAACAGAGACACAGAGCATTTGGAATCAgaagctgatggagaggactgtggaggatcAGGCGCAGATAGAGGCTTGAATCTGGACAGTCATTTACAACTAGTTACGGCTGACAAGACTTCATGCAGTTCTGGATGTAAAACTGGTGACAGTGCTGATTGTTTGATGAGTGATGAACCTCAGGAAGATTTGAACCCTCTTCTAAACAAAGAAGTGGCTGAAAGTGGTATGAAATATGACACTGGTAACTCATCTGTTAGCACCCCTGAATGTGGACCAACCTTCGGACTGAAGACACAACTGCAGGGACACAAAGGaatccacacaggagagaaactgTTCCAGTGCAaagtttgtggtaaaagataCTCTAGAAAGGGAAATCTAAAACAACACATGCTACGTCACTCAGCAGAGAAGCCTTTCAGCTGCTCAGTTTGTAGTAGAACTTTTGTCAGCAGAGCAGAGATAGTGAGGCACATGAGATCCCACACTGGAGAAAAACCTTTCGAGTGTGGGGTTTGTGGTAAAAGTTTTAGTCACAAGGGATCTATGAAAATTCACTCTGCTATCCACACAGGAGTAAAACCATTCAGTTGTTCTGTTTGTGGTAAAAGATATTCTAGTCTTGGACAACTGAGGCAACACTCAGCTGTCCatacaggggagaaaccattcAGCTGCCATGTTTGTAAACAAAACTGTTACTCAAAATCAGCTTTTGTGAGGCACATGAGGATCCATACgggagagaaaccatttagctgcTCAGTTTGTGGTAAAGGATTTACTCTCGTTGGCAATTTAAGGCAACATGCTGTTgttcacacaggggagaaaccattcAGTTGCAGTGTTTGTCATAAAAAATTCTCTTGGCATTGGTCTCTCAAAAAACACAAGTGTGTTAAGACTAGTCAAACATGA
- the LOC121523861 gene encoding gastrula zinc finger protein XlCGF8.2DB-like — protein sequence MTEPTQIKEEQEELDCNQAKVQLQGAEEADVRAFTFNPVTVKCEDDDEEECQTSQLHENQNEELRDTEHLKREADIEDSGGSEAGRNLNLGSRLLSAPPDGQTSHISGSETDDSADWEDSDEPREGFNPLQNNEVAENGMKYDTGNTSACSSECDPTFGLKTQLQGHKGIHTGEKPLICSVCGKRYSSKGNLKKHMLRHSAEKPFSCSVCSRTFVSRAEIVMHMRSHTGEKPFQCTVCGKRFSHKGSIKTHSTVHTGVKPFSCSVCGKKYSHHGQLRQHSAVHTGEKPFSCHVCKQDCNSKAEIVRHMRIHTGEKPFSCSVCGKGFALVGNLRQHAVIHTEEKPFSCSVCHKNFSWHWSLKKHKCVVKSSQT from the coding sequence ATGACCGAGCCTACGCAAATTAAAGAAGAACAGGAGGAACTGGACTGTAATCAGGCAAAAGTGCAGCTTCAAGGAGCAGAAGAGGCTGATGTCAGGGCGTTTACATTCAATCCTGTCACTGTGAAGtgtgaagatgatgatgaagaggaatGTCAGACCTCGCAGCTTCATGAAAACCAAAATGAAGAGTTAAGAGACACAGAGCATTTGAAAAGAGAAGCTGATATAGAGGACAGTGGAGGCTCAGAAGCAGGCAGAAACTTGAATCTGGGCAGTCGTTTACTGTCAGCTCCTCCAGATGGACAGACGTCACACATTTCTGGatctgagactgatgacagtgctgattGGGAGGACAGTGATGAACCGCGGGAAGGTTTCAATCCTCTGCAAAACAACGAAGTAGCAGAAAATGGTATGAAATATGACACTGGAAACACATCCGCTTGCTCCTCTGAATGTGATCCAACCTTTGGACTGAAGACACAACTGCAGGGACACAAAGGaatccacacaggagagaaaccactaatttgctcagtttgtggtaaaagataCTCTAGTAAGGgaaatctaaaaaaacacaTGCTACGTCACTCAGCAGAGAAGCCTTTCAGCTGCTCAGTTTGTAGTAGAACTTTTGTCAGCAGAGCAGAGATAGTGATGCACATGAGATCCCACACTGGAGAAAAACCTTTCCAGTGCacagtttgtggtaaaagatttagtCACAAGGGATCTATAAAAACCCACTCTACCGTCCACACGGGAGTTAAACCTTTCAGTTGTTCTGTTTGTggtaaaaaatattcacatcaTGGCCAACTGAGGCAACACTCAGCTGTCCATACAGGGGAGAAACCTTTCAGCTGCCATGTTTGTAAACAAGATTGTAACTCAAAAGCAGAAATTGTGAGGCACATGAGGATCcatacaggagagaaaccatttagctgcTCAGTTTGTGGTAAAGGATTTGCACTTGTTGGCAATTTAAGGCAACATGCTGTTATTCACACAGAGGAGAAACCATTCAGCTGCAGTGTTTGTCATAAAAATTTCTCTTGGCATTGGTCtctcaaaaaacacaaatgtgttGTCAAGAGCAGCCAAACATAA
- the LOC121523794 gene encoding zinc finger protein 2-like — translation MSKVQILRSVVNQRLNAAVEEVFELFERTIAEYEEQLRASKEENHRQQKLLDAVLNPEIQLERTDVGQRVVRREEVLPKQQLMVRREEVHPDLQLLVRKEEVLPDQQLMVRREEVLPEQQLMVRREEVLPKHQLMMRREEVLPEQQERSSSLNQVIEPPHIKEEQDDLWRGQEREQLQGAEEDDINVFEFNPVIVKIEDEDGEEPQSSQLEGNPENRDTERLKTGADRDDYRGPEPDGDFNPDVYLEPVTPEETSDLSGSDTDDSGGWEESDEPQEGLNPLPNANIGSDEKNNTGNTSVSSSECSTSFGQKKQLKRHHVEKPFSCSICGKKYPKERNLKGHMLRHSTEKPFSCSVCNRSFIKKTEMVTHMRSHTGEKPFQCDVCGKRFTQSGSLKSHTIVHTGVKPFSCSVCGKDFFQRGQLKQHLAVHTGEKHFSCPFCKKSFYSRAKTERHMRVHTGERPYSCSVCGKSFSHSGTLKQHAVVHTEEKPFGCTVCNKTFSRLFTFKNHKCVDKSSQT, via the exons ATGTCCAAAGTCCAAATACTGAGATCTGTAGTGAACCAGAGACTGAATGCTGCCGTCGAAGAGGTTTTTGAGCTGTTCGAAAGAACGATAGCAGAGTACGAGGAGCAGCTGAGAGCATCTAAAGAGGAAAACCATCGACAACAAAAACTACTGGACGCCGTTTTAAACCCTGAGATCCAGCTAGAGAGAACAG ATGTCGGGCAGCGGGTAGTGAGAAGAGAGGAGGTTCTTCCTAAGCAGCAGCTGATGGTGAGAAGAGAAGAGGTTCACCCTGATCTGCAGCTGTTGGTGAGAAAAGAGGAGGTGCTCCCTGATCAGCAGCTGATGGTGAGAAGAGAGGAGGTTCTCCCTGAGCAGCAGCTGATGGTTAGGAGAGAAGAGGTTCTCCCTAAACATCAGCTGATGATGAGAAGAGAAGAGGTTCTTCCTGAACAGCAGGAGAggagctccagtctgaaccaggTTATAGAGCCTccacacattaaagaggaacaaGATGACCTGTGGAGAGGTCAAGAAAGAGAGCAGCTTCAAGGAGCAGAAGAGGATGACATCAACGTATTTGAATTCAATCCTGTCATTGTGAAGATTGAGGATGAAGATGGAGAGGAACCTCAGTCCTCACAACTTGAAGGaaacccagagaacagagaCACAGAGCGTTTGAAAACAGGAGCAGATAGAGACGACTATAGGGGACCAGAGCCAGATGGAGACTTTAATCCTGACGTTTATTTAGAGCCAGTTACTCCTGAAGAGACTTCAGACCTTTCTGGATCTGACACAGATGACAGTGGTGGTTGGGAGGAAAGTGATGAACCTCAGGAAGGTCTAAACCCTCTGCCTAATGCAAACATAGGCAGTGATGAGAAAAATAACACTGGAAATACATCAGTTAGCTCCTCTGAGTGTTCTACGAGCTTTGGACAAAAGAAACAACTGAAGAGGCACCATGTAGAGAAACCATTCAGCTGCTCAATTTGTGGTAAAAAGTACCCAAAAGAGAGAAACTTAAAAGGTCACATGTTGCGTCATTCAACAGAAAAACCATTCAGCTGCTCAGTTTGCAATAGAagttttataaagaaaacagagatgGTGACGCACATGAGATCCCACACAGGAGAAAAACCTTTCCAGTGTGAtgtttgtggtaaaagatttacaCAGAGCGGATCTCTAAAATCTCACACTATTGTCCACACAGGAGTAAAACCATTCAGTTGTTCTGTTTGtggtaaagatttttttcaacgTGGACAGCTGAAGCAACacttggctgtccacacaggggagaaacatTTCAGTTGCCCATTTTGTAAGAAAAGTTTTTACTCTAGAGCAAAGACCGAGAGGCACATGAGGGTCCACACAGGAGAAAGACCATacagttgctcagtttgtggtaaaagtttTTCTCACTCTGGAACTCTGAAACAACATGCTGTTGTTCACACCGAGGAGAAACCCTTCGGTTGCACGGTTTGTAATAAAACCTTCTCTCGGCTGTTTACTTTCAAAAATCACAAGTGTGTTGATAAGAGCAGTCAAACGTGA
- the LOC121523824 gene encoding oocyte zinc finger protein XlCOF6.1-like isoform X2, with translation MVSKEEILPVQIGSSFSLNCMISEPLHLKEELEEVELCSKQAREPLHGAEEADLINNFTLTFVTVKSETGDEEKHHFLQLQEDQCEVNRDTEHLESEADGEDCGGSGADRGLNLDSHLQLVTADKTSCSSGCKTGDSADCLMSDEPQEDLNPLLNKEVAESGMKYDTGNSSVSTPECGPTFGLKTQLQGHKGIHTGEKLFQCKVCGKRYSRKGNLKQHMLRHSAEKPFSCSVCSRTFVSRAEIVRHMRSHTGEKPFECGVCGKSFSHKGSMKIHSAIHTGVKPFSCSVCGKRYSSLGQLRQHSAVHTGEKPFSCHVCKQNCYSKSAFVRHMRIHTGEKPFSCSVCGKGFTLVGNLRQHAVVHTGEKPFSCSVCHKKFSWHWSLKKHKCVKTSQT, from the coding sequence ATGGTGAGTAAAGAGGAGATTCTCCCTGTGCAGATAGGGAGTAGCTTCAGCCTGAACTGTATGATTTCTGAGCCTTTACACCTGAAAGAGGAACTGGAGGAAGTGGAACTGTGCAGTAAACAGGCTAGAGAGCCGCTTCATGGAGCAGAAGAGGCTGATCTTATCAACAATTTCACACTAACTTTTGTCACTGTGAAAAGTGAAACAGGCGATGAggaaaaacatcatttcttGCAGCTTCAGGAAGACCAATGTGAAGTGAACAGAGACACAGAGCATTTGGAATCAgaagctgatggagaggactgtggaggatcAGGCGCAGATAGAGGCTTGAATCTGGACAGTCATTTACAACTAGTTACGGCTGACAAGACTTCATGCAGTTCTGGATGTAAAACTGGTGACAGTGCTGATTGTTTGATGAGTGATGAACCTCAGGAAGATTTGAACCCTCTTCTAAACAAAGAAGTGGCTGAAAGTGGTATGAAATATGACACTGGTAACTCATCTGTTAGCACCCCTGAATGTGGACCAACCTTCGGACTGAAGACACAACTGCAGGGACACAAAGGaatccacacaggagagaaactgTTCCAGTGCAaagtttgtggtaaaagataCTCTAGAAAGGGAAATCTAAAACAACACATGCTACGTCACTCAGCAGAGAAGCCTTTCAGCTGCTCAGTTTGTAGTAGAACTTTTGTCAGCAGAGCAGAGATAGTGAGGCACATGAGATCCCACACTGGAGAAAAACCTTTCGAGTGTGGGGTTTGTGGTAAAAGTTTTAGTCACAAGGGATCTATGAAAATTCACTCTGCTATCCACACAGGAGTAAAACCATTCAGTTGTTCTGTTTGTGGTAAAAGATATTCTAGTCTTGGACAACTGAGGCAACACTCAGCTGTCCatacaggggagaaaccattcAGCTGCCATGTTTGTAAACAAAACTGTTACTCAAAATCAGCTTTTGTGAGGCACATGAGGATCCATACgggagagaaaccatttagctgcTCAGTTTGTGGTAAAGGATTTACTCTCGTTGGCAATTTAAGGCAACATGCTGTTgttcacacaggggagaaaccattcAGTTGCAGTGTTTGTCATAAAAAATTCTCTTGGCATTGGTCTCTCAAAAAACACAAGTGTGTTAAGACTAGTCAAACATGA
- the LOC121523829 gene encoding gastrula zinc finger protein XlCGF57.1-like, which translates to MSNIQMLRSVVDQRLTAAVEEVFELLQRAISEYEDQLSRAKEENHRQQKLLDAVYNPEVQLHRADIQQLMVSKEEILPVQIGSSFSLNCMISEPPHMKEELEEVELCSKQAREPLQGAEEADLINIFTLSSVTVKSETGDEEKPHSLQLHELQWEVNGDTEHLESEADGEDCGGSDRSLNLDSHLQLVTTDKTLCSSGCKTGDSADCLMSDEPQEDLNPLLNKEVQYDTENTSVSSSECDPPFGLKTQLQGHKGIQTRDKPLTCSVCGKRLSSKGSLKQHMLRHSAEKPFSCSVCSRTFVSRAEIVMHMRSHTGEKPFECGVCGKRFSHKRSMKIHSAIHTGVKPFSCSVCGQRYFQRGQLRQHSAVHTGEKPFSCHVCKQNCNSKADIVRHMRIHTGEKPFSCSVCGKGFALVGNLRQHAVIHTGEKPFSCSVCHKKFSWHWSFKNHKCVVQSSQT; encoded by the exons atgtctaaCATCCAAATGCTGAGATCTGTAgtggaccagagactgactgctGCTGTTGAAGAGGTTTTTGAGCTGTTACAGAGAGCGATATCAGAGTATGAGGATCAACTTAGCCGAGCTAAAGAGGAAAACCATCGACAACAGAAACTCCTGGACGCTGTTTACAACCCTGAAGTCCAGCTACACAGAGCAG ACATCCAACAGCTGATGGTGAGTAAAGAGGAGATTCTCCCTGTGCAGATAGGGAGTAGCTTCAGCCTGAACTGTATGATTTCTGAGCCTCCACACATGAAAGAGGAACTGGAGGAAGTGGAACTGTGCAGTAAACAGGCAAGAGAGCCGCTTCAAGGAGCAGAAGAGGCTGATCTTATCAACATTTTTACACTATCTTCTGTCACTGTGAAAAGTGAAACAGGGGATGAAGAAAAACCTCATTCCTTGCAGCTTCATGAACTCCAATGGGAAGTGAATGGAGACACAGAGCATTTGGAATCAgaagctgatggagaggactgtggaggatcAGACAGAAGCTTGAATCTGGACAGTCATTTACAACTAGTTACGACTGACAAAACTTTATGCAGTTCTGGATGTAAAACTGGTGACAGTGCTGATTGTTTGATGAGTGATGAACCTCAGGAAGATTTGAACCCTCTCCTAAACAAAGAAGTGCAGTATGACACTGAAAACACATCTGTTAGCTCCTCTGAATGTGATCCCCCCTTTGGACTGAAGACACAACTGCAGGGACACAAAGGAATCCAGACAAGAGATAAACCACTAACttgttcagtttgtggtaaaagattgTCTAGTAAGGGAAGTCTGAAACAACACATGCTACGTCATTCAGCAGAAAAGCCTTTCAGCTGCTCAGTTTGTAGTAGAACTTTTGTCAGCAGAGCAGAGATAGTGATGCACATGAGATCCCACACTGGAGAAAAACCTTTCGAGTGTGGggtttgtggtaaaagatttagtCACAAGAGATCTATGAAAATTCACTCTGCTATCCACACAGGAGTTAAACCATTCAGTTGTTCTGTTTGTGGTCAAAGATATTTTCAACGTGGACAACTGAGGCAACACTCAGCTGTCCatacaggggagaaaccattcAGCTGCCATGTTTGTAAACAAAATTGTAACTCAAAAGCAGACATTGTGAGGCACATGAGGATCcatacaggagagaaaccgTTTAGCTGCTCAGTTTGTGGTAAAGGATTTGCTCTTGTTGGCAATTTAAGGCAACATGCTGTTattcacacaggggagaaaccattcAGTTGCAGTGTTTGTCATAAAAAATTCTCTTGGCATTGGTCTTTCAAAAATCACAAATGTGTTGTTCAGAGTAGTCAAACATGA
- the LOC121523840 gene encoding zinc finger protein 32-like, with the protein MSNVQILRSLVNQRLNAAVEEVFELFERTIAEYEEQLSRSKEENLRQQKLLDSVLNPDIQLERADAKQLREEVLPEQQERSLDLNREITEPSLIKEESEDLWRGPEREQLQGAKKADINMCTFTPVTVKSEDEEDPQTSQPHKNPNEALTDTELLKTEADGEDCGGLDVDRDFNPDSYLQPVTHDETSQLSVSDADDTADWEESDEPQEGLNPLQNEDVAVGDITINTGNASVSCSDYALCFGQKKQQKKHHVEKPFSCSICGKRYPAQNNLKQHMLRHSEEKPFSCSVCNRSFIKKTELVTHMRSHTGEKPFQCGVCGKRFAVSGTLTAHFVIHTGVKPFTCSVCGKGFSQRGSLKQHSALHTGEKPFSCSFCKKDFYSRAETVRHMRVHTGEKPFSCSVCGKSFAQRGTLRQHAVVHIRETHQLQDLS; encoded by the exons ATGTCTAACGTCCAAATACTGAGATCTTTAGTGAACCAGAGACTGAATGCTGCTGTTGAAGAGGTTTTTGAGCTGTTTGAGAGAACGATAGCAGAGTACGAGGAGCAGCTTAGTCGATCTAAGGAGGAAAACCTGCGACAGCAGAAACTCCTGGACTCTGTTTTAAACCCTGACATCCAGCTAGAGAGAGCAG ATGCCAAGCAGCTGAGAGAAGAGGTTCTCCctgagcagcaggagaggagccTCGATCTGAACCGGGAGATTACAGAGCCATCACTCATTAAAGAGGAAAGTGAAGACCTATGGAGAGGTCCAGAGAGAGAACAGCTCCAAGGAGCAAAGAAGGCTGATATCAACATGTGCACATTTACTCCTGTCACTGTGAAGAGTGAAGATGAGGAGGACCCTCAGACCTCACAGCCTCATAAAAACCCAAATGAAGCGCTAACAGACACAGAGCTTTTGAAAACAgaagctgatggagaggactgtggaggatTAGATGTAGACAGGGATTTTAATCCGGACAGTTACTTACAGCCAGTTACTCATGATGAGACGTCACAGCTTTCTGTATCTGACGCTGATGACACTGCTGATTGGGAGGAAAGTGATGAACCTCAGGAAGGTTTAAACCCTCTGCAAAATGAGGATGTAGCTGTAGGTGATATAACAATCAACACTGGAAACGCATCAGTCAGCTGCTCTGACTATGCTTTGTGCTTTGgacaaaagaaacaacagaagaagcACCATGTAGAGAAACCATTCAGCTGCTCAATTTGCGGTAAAAGATACCCCGCTcagaataatttaaaacaacacatgCTGCGTCATTCAGAAGAAAAACCATTCAGCTGCTCAGTTTGTAACAGAAGTTTTATCAAGAAAACAGAATTGGTGACGCACATGAGATCCCACACAGGAGAAAAACCTTTCCAGTGCGgagtttgtggtaaaagatttgcAGTAAGTGGAACTCTAACAGCTCACTTTGTCATCCACACAGGGGTAAAACCATTCACTTGTTCTGTGTGTGGTAAAGGATTTTCTCAGCGTGGAAGTCTAAAGCAACACTCAGCTctccacacaggggagaaaccatttagttgtTCATTTTGTAAGAAAGATTTTTACTCTAGAGCAGAGACTGTGAGGCACATGAGGGTCCACACGGGAGAAAAACCCTtcagttgctcagtttgtggtaaaagtttTGCTCAACGTGGAACTCTAAGACAACATGCGGTTGTTCACATCAGAGAAACCCATCAGTTGCAGGAtttatcatga